In the genome of Mangifera indica cultivar Alphonso chromosome 9, CATAS_Mindica_2.1, whole genome shotgun sequence, the window atcAATCTAACCATCCACAAATTAGCaattaattaaagtatttattgAGTAGATAAACATTTGAAGTATGAAGATGAATATTAAGATTATTAAGAAGTTTCAGTGTTCAGAAATAGTATTCTAATTATCAATAGTTAGCTAAAAGTTACTtcagaatataaaaataataataaaactgaattttctttgttgttatgTGCGAAAGTATTTGCACACTAGACTACAAAGGTTAGCAAAACTCATGAAACATTAGATTTTCTAAGAAAAAGATCTGGATTCGATCCTCTATCATacttataaaactttgattCATCTGATACAGTGGTTGTGATTACAGTCACTATagttaaaaacttaaactaTGGACTCAATTACTTGAACAACTTGATGTTTATTGGTTGTAAGCTCAAAATTACATGATTTACAAGATTATctcacataaaaaattaaaaatgtcacCTTTTCTTTACTAAACTCAACATAGGAAAAAATTACTAAGAATAAATCAGTCGATTGATttcaaaatgaagaaagaataatttacATCAATAGCTTTTGATTAGGAAAATTTCCATCTAAGACGGTTCACATTATCTTCAAACTCTAACTGATGTGATGGTAACCAGACGTCTGTTGGTAagtgtttgaaaatattataaaatatacgtatcataattattaatataaaagaaaatgaaatatataagaaataattattagaaaatttgcATGAGGTGggtaaacattaattataattataatttaataaaatcaaataattaaatagtttaataataaaaataagtttaatgtgacactaataataacataaatagaCGACATCAATATGTATTTAAAGgttaattagagttttaataagGCAATAACCTAATAAGTATTTGCtaaatatctattaaaattcatcatttagAGAGAggtttcaagaaaataaaaccagttattataatgtgattaaattttgagagctgcatctattaaaaaatatgacttgatcaaatatttctaacactttaaattaatttaattcaatattttataacttatatgagattttatagattttaattaattatatttgtccgtttaaatttaatatcttatatatGATATCAGAGTTAAACCAATTATGTTATagaatctgtttttttttttaactgaaataagaatttattagttttcaattatgtttcaaaaatttcaaaatatagattaaaaataaaatttagggtCCATATTGATGTTAAGAGTTTGGTTCAGCTTTAAAATGAGGGCTTAAAATTGATGCATGAAAGCTTGAAGTTAGTGCTCAAAAATTCATAATCTTGGTGATTGAAGGTAGAATTTCACTCTGACGGTGAAATTTTCAGCATATGGCATCGTTTTTCGGCTTAATTGTGGCTTTAACAGCCACCATCGAtgacttcttttttcttttttgccgCACAATTGCGGTGTGAATGTAGCGGTGACATCAACTGTGCCAATGTCAACATATGCGGTGGACTCACAACAAATTCTTTCATCGGCCATCGCCACCAATCAACGATAGATCAGGAAGAAAAATCACTATAGACTTTCCTAATTCTTCCGTGACTTTTTGGTGCAAATTTTAAAAGGGACCTGATGAAATACGTGTGAGTTAAACCAACATATCGTGTGAAATACTTCACAGAATCTAGCGTTAACTATAGAGATAAAGAAAACGATAAGATTTGTAAAGATGCTTTACCCTTTCAAAGAGAAGATTTAGCCATGATAAAGCAGAAAGCATAAGTAAACTTTAAGGAACCCTTCTGTGATATATTCATATATCACTTGGGCTAAAGCTAACAAGAATTCAACTTTTTGCTATGTGAAGAAAAGAACAAATTATCCATGCAGTTCTAGCTACATTAATGCTGCACCACGGGATACTGCAAGCACCTGTTAATTTGAGGTCGATCGAGAGATAGCAATGAGAATCAATAGCTACAGAGGATTCATCTTGATATGCTGCGTGCTTTTGCTTGCTTTACTTGCAGGAGGTGAAAGCCTCCACAACTTAAAAGAGAAGGTGATGATTTATTTTTGCTCTCTAGATCCTATTTCATTAGAGTACTGCTACGATACtcacttttgaatatacaaataaatatatatatattgtattatcagtatatctatttgtgtactcaaaaataagtaattataattttattaatttcattaatggTTATATATAGATTTATAGACTTTGTAAGTGAAGTATTACTTATAATTCCTTTAACTCTGCATATTTGGAGCAGCAAAATTGCAACTACACGGTGACAATAGAAACATCATGCACAAGGGGCGCCGAAACTTCAAACCGTGTAAGCCTGAGATTTGGTGACATGAAATCCAATGACATCTTGGTGAAACATCTAAACTCCAAGCATGTAAGAAAGGTGGATCCGTTAGCACCTGATGTCCTTGATGATGTGCCCAGAAAGCCATTTCAAGCTTGCAATATAGACGAGTTTCAAGTCACAGGACCATGCGTGGAGTCACCTGTTTGTTATCTGTATCTCAAATTGATTGGAAATGATGATTGGCGTCCAGGTTTTGCACATATTAGAGAGATAGAGGGATCTCATCACAGCTCAAAATATTTCTACTTTCGACGGTATCTGCCTAGGAATGTCTGGCATGGCTCAGATATGTGTGATAGAGAGGTTACTCCTTTTGGGATCAAGCACAAGAGGAAGGTCTATCTTTACAGTTAACCCAATCCTACCTTTAATGGTATAAAAAATAGAGCAACCCTATCTTCACACACCTTCGTGTCATCATGTTTTTCATGTAATGTTATCTTGAATTCAGAATTGATACGATTacgtaatgatatattatctgtatattattaaatttacgAAAATGTAAAACTAAGGCGGTTATGATTTGTAcagttaatataataatatgtggGGAGAGAGAAGACAACTCACCTGCTCAATTTATTATCAGAAGGTTATCAGGTGTATGTTATCAGTCAAATAGTTTCTTTCCATATTGCCAAAATCTCGATTTTGTAGTTAACAGTTATATAACCCCGAACAGTAAGAAATGTATAGACAATTCTACAGCCCCAAATTTT includes:
- the LOC123224993 gene encoding embryo-specific protein ATS3A-like produces the protein MRINSYRGFILICCVLLLALLAGGESLHNLKEKQNCNYTVTIETSCTRGAETSNRVSLRFGDMKSNDILVKHLNSKHVRKVDPLAPDVLDDVPRKPFQACNIDEFQVTGPCVESPVCYLYLKLIGNDDWRPGFAHIREIEGSHHSSKYFYFRRYLPRNVWHGSDMCDREVTPFGIKHKRKVYLYS